The sequence ACGTACCGTTAGCCTTTCATTCAAACTTCTAACACCTTCTCAAAGAATTTTAACTTGCAGCCAACTTAAGTCATCCAGCCAACTACATCATGTTGACTGCGCTTTTTGTTGCTTCCTTCTTTGCCGTTGTTTGCTGCTTCCCTTTCCTGATACTTCCTTTATGCTCTCTGTTGTTCTGTAGCTAATGTTTATGTTGATCTTCTGTCGTTGTTTACTTTGCTTCATGATGCTAATTCTTGCCTTTTGTATAACAAAAAAACATGTAATTGTTGTAAATAAAACATATAACCAACACTTACTAAGTGAAGTATTCAAGTATGTCAAGCTCGTAACATAGGTTTATCAAGTGCTTACCTGTTGAAATCATTGCCATTGCTGTTAAACCAATTCATCATAATTAACAAATCAAATCAGGGCTGTAATTTTTGGAAAATTGAATTCCAATTTTCAAGTTTATAGCATCTGATTGGTGTGTTTTCTTTGAAACTATACTATTGTCGAAAAGGTAATATATTCGAATATCAATCAATCGTAATGGAATATTCTCATATGAACAGATCATGTTTAATTAACTCGGAAAATTTACGGTGCAAACAGAAGCTCACCTCGACTGATATTAACATAAAGATATACAAAAGTAACAAATGAAATACCTATTAGTTGTACACGTATTCACAATGATTGAAATCAAGCgctttaaatatttcactaccgcCACCGATGTTAAATAGCAGCTGCAGAAGAATTTTAATCACTCGCACTTTTAACAAACATCGCCTCTGTcattttaatttatttaaatacctTTGTGGAGTCACGGAGGTCTAACATATGTGATTGACCTTAAGTTGATGGCACAAATTAGATTTAGAATAAAGCAACTAATCAGCCAAAGGAGAACTAAAAGTTAAGAAAAACAAAATGTTTGGTGCTAGTTGTCATCTGTTCATAGTATTCTTCTAAGTTTGGTTATTATTCCAGTTTTGTTTGTAGTATTAATTTTGTTATAACAAACATGCATATCTTTTATTTTGGTTTAACAATAGATAATGGATTTTAGGTGCACGGGGAGCTACCAATATTAAAGAAATTTCTACTCTAAGAATGTTATAAGCAAAGGCGGCAATTAAATTCATAAGCAAATATGTATTAGAGCATAAAATTGACAAATTTCAATGTACATACCTTCAGATTCTTGTTGAGTAACATCCGATTGACTGACATGAACATCAGAGTTAAAAGAAGATGAAGTAAGGTCTAATGCAATAAAAACAATACTTACCGATAAGTAATTTATTGTGGTTATAATATTATTAAACCATATCAAATAATCTGAAAAGACCTATAACACAATAACTTCTTACCACTTCGATTCATTGAATTGTGATATGATAGATTAGCATTGTAGTTGGACAAACCATGCGTTTGAAATATAATTGAAGCCAGAAAATTAGAACAACCAAGAGTTAGATACTCAAAGTGACTAACCCATCTCGTGCCATAGTAAGAGTCATCATTGTTGTTGTCGTTTCCATTATATAGGATAGTGGCGCCCACATAAGGGTCAAACTTGACTAAGGATCTTTTCGTTCCTTCTTCACCTCTACATGAAGGTTACCCAACCTTAACCAACTAATTAATTCTAATTCTAATGATCCAAATAACTACTTTTAGTCTGCATATCAACACGAATTTAAGCACAAATCTCAATATCTGTCATAACGCCTTTTCTCCCATAAGTTAAGTAATATAACATTAGCTTTACTAACATTATCAACATGAGAATCGAAAGACGTTATTTTATTTTAGTCAATTATTATCCTTTCAACAAAAAAAGTACATCAAGTCGTTGAAACATATGTAAAAATTTTTTAGTTTTACACatcattagtaacattattatcaatttatcattattactacacaTCAGTATATCTGGAACCTAAAAACATTAAAAAGCACCATCGTTTGTTGCAAATGAAACCCCAATATCATACAAAATCTCATTAAACAACAAATTCAAATCATTCTTTTATTATCATTCGTAGattaaaagccctaaatttgatATACTAGTAATAAAACAAAGATTTACCTGTAGATGAAATTGAAAATCATGAAAAATACATGACAGTGAAGACGATGACATCAATGGTGACGATTGTGGCGGAATAGTGCAAGCAGCAGCGACGGTGAAATTCGCGGTACATCGAGAGCGGCGATGATTAATTTAGCTGTGGTCTGAGATGTGTATTTAGGGATTGAATGTTGCTGCAGAACCACTTGAAAAAAGGAATTTGAAGAAACTCAAGAGAGATTGGTGGTTCTTGAAAAgggttttgaaaccctaggttgagGGGAGCGTACATAGAAGAAGAGAGAATAGGAAAAATAATCCAGAAGTTTAGGTTTGAGTGTGGTTAATTTGGGGAGTGAGATCtcgtttttggggtttttttaaagGGAACGATCAAAAGTTGGGTAGGATTTATTTTATATAGAAAAAAGGGTTTGGAAACCCTAGGTTGAGGGGAGCGTACATAGAAGAAGAGAGTATAGGGAAAATAATCCAGAAGTTTAGGTTTGAGTGTGGTTAATTAGGGGAGTGAGATGtcgttttggggttttttttttaaaatgaacgACCAAAAACTGGGTAGAATTTAGTATATATAGAAATTCACTTTAATATTTAGGTTGAATGTCTTCAAACTATATACTCTGTATTAAACACCCTATTTGAATGAAATCATGTAAGATAAGTATATTTATTTAAATTTAGTTTAGTTAATTTATATGAAAATATTAAAATACTACTCGTATATTTATTTGCGTTATGAAAATTTTATTCTTACTTTTTGCCCCGTTTATTATTTATATCCACCAAGATAAGTTGTAGGAAATATAGAATAGATGATTTAGTAACTtgtgatataaataggttatatactttctcaaatgttcTGATATCGTTCATATACTCTTTTGTGTCTCAGTAtcggctatatactttcaaaaagtataCCAATGTCAACATTTCAttaccggttacctgctgaaccggtaaagttaattatttaatattttttttttattttatacggCTACAAATAAATCATATACTTTCAATTTTTTTATCAGTTTTTTTTCGATGTATCACTGACGTGGCATGATTACTTAGAAGCCACGTCATCAATTGTTTTCGTTGCAGATAAAAGAAGTATAGTGGCTTATattgatacactttttgaaagtatatagccgaCAGTGAGATACAAATTGGTATATGGGCAACACCGTaacatttgagaaagtatatagcctatttgTAGCTTTAACCTTTCTTAAAACAACACAACATCAAATGTATTATTTGttcacacatatttatatatatttatataaaagtcTGAACTTTTAGTTACATTTCTCACATTTATTAAAATGTGTATAactttattacatttttaaatgtaTAATATTAACAAATTTTCACACTTAAAGAAAAAAAATGTTTATGCTTATTTATTAGTGTGAACAATTTTAGTATAACAAAATTaactaattatatttatttttttacactAATAAATTCTAATAAgtgtgaatttttttttctaaCAATTTTTTGTGTGAAACTGAGTTGATATTCTACacttataaatataataaattacatATAGTTATAAGTATGAGCaagttaataaaaaataataaaagtgtTTAAAAATATATGTGAATAAATGATAAATTTGTTGTAATGTAATTGAAACCCAATCTGAAGTACCATAATAAACAAAATCAAAGAAATAAAAAATTAAACTTGTGTATTAGTATTATTTACTTCCGTAAAACATAAACAAGAATTAGGAAGAAAAAAAATGTTGCATGATCATTTTACATGGATCAGAACACAAACAAATATGTATAATTCTCACCTTTTAACTTTCTTCCTAAAAAATCCAAAACCTCAAAAGATCTGGATTTTCAAAAACCAAAAACCCTCTTTTttgtatgtatataaaatataaatataaattttatatatttttgaattTAATTTATAAAGCATCATCACCCAACCCTCTAGCTTCACAACTCTTCATAATTCTAAGTCTTTTACAAGAACTTATAAACATCTCCCATGGTACATCTCCAACAAGCATCCAATCACCATCTTTATCTTCATAAGTTGGTGCATGCTGTGATCCATTGTACCCTCCTCTTTCAGAGTACAACCCTATACTGCACTTAAACATCTCTTGTAAACCCTTCAATAATTCTTTATAACTTGTGTACATTTTGAGGTCTAGTTTTCTCAAATATGGAGCTCCATCCATACTTACTTTCACATACATTCCTGATTCCATCTTCTTCCCTTGAAGAATGTTTTTCCGGTTAGATCTCACCGGCGGCCACCCCACAACTTGTTCCCTAAAATAAttacaaaaattaatataataagtTCCAAGTTCATAATCAAAATCAGTAATATATCTTTGTGTTCAAATTTAGTAAAGGGTTTGCATGGGATTTGTAACTTACTTTGTGGGTGGTAAAAATCTTAATTCATTTTCATCTGTGCATGTGCTTGATCCCATATCCGATGAACTCCTTTTGTTGCCGGAAAGACATGTTTTTATCTCCGGCTGGTCATCGGTTCCCGGCAACCCTAATCTGAGCTCGGTTGCAAGATCAATATTCTCAAAAAGATTCAAATTGCAGCTTGTCTTTAGATCCATTGATGATCGTTGCTTCTAACAATGAGAGCGATATTTTGAACGGAAATAGTGGATCCCCGGCGAGTTTCTTGATTTTCCGGCAATGATATTTAAGAGAGGATTAATTGTGAGTTGTAGTTTAGTGGTGGTGGGAGGATATTATATATTGAACGATGAAGGTTGGGGACAAGTATATGAGTGAGTTATTCTCTTGGTGCATGGATTTCATGACCAAGAATATTAATGCCCACTCGCACACTTATGGCACGTCATCCATTGGGGAGAAAAAATAACAAAATAATACAAgtcttaatttaaattaataaatcaAGATGAGAAACAATAAGAACGAGGGATTAATTGTGACAATTCGATCCCATTAATTTTGATTTGTTGTTTCGCAACTCATTTAGCAAGTCAATTGGGGACGGTGCCTCTACTTCTTTTTGGTACGAGACTTGGCTAGGTGATATTCCTTTCAATACCCGGTTC comes from Rutidosis leptorrhynchoides isolate AG116_Rl617_1_P2 chromosome 4, CSIRO_AGI_Rlap_v1, whole genome shotgun sequence and encodes:
- the LOC139841395 gene encoding auxin-induced protein 22E-like; this translates as MDLKTSCNLNLFENIDLATELRLGLPGTDDQPEIKTCLSGNKRSSSDMGSSTCTDENELRFLPPTKEQVVGWPPVRSNRKNILQGKKMESGMYVKVSMDGAPYLRKLDLKMYTSYKELLKGLQEMFKCSIGLYSERGGYNGSQHAPTYEDKDGDWMLVGDVPWEMFISSCKRLRIMKSCEARGLGDDAL